A window of Cryptomeria japonica chromosome 3, Sugi_1.0, whole genome shotgun sequence contains these coding sequences:
- the LOC131874342 gene encoding probable pectate lyase 22 produces the protein MVIYLKEEIIIKNYKTIDGRGANVHIENGPFITIQYLTNIIIHGIHIHDCKPAGNTNVRSSLTHYGYKTSSDEDGISIFGGSAIWVDHCLLSSCADGLIDAIMGPTAITISNKFFTHHNKVL, from the coding sequence ATGGTTATTTATCTCAAGGAGGAGATTATCATTAAAAATTACAAGACAATTGATGGTAGAGGTGCCAATGTTCATATAGAAAATGGACCTTTCATTACAATACAATATTTGACCAATATCATCATACATGGCATCCATATCCATGACTGTAAGCCTGCAGGAAATACAAATGTGAGGAGCTCCCTGACTCATTATGGGTACAAAACCAGCAGTGACGAAGATGGAATTTCTATCTTTGGAGGAAGTGCAATTTGGGTAGATCACTGTTTGCTGTCAAGTTGCGCAGATGGACTGATCGATGCCATAATGGGTCCCACTGCTATAACCATTTCAAACAAATTTTTCACTCACCATAACAAGGTGCTTTAA
- the LOC131874343 gene encoding probable pectate lyase 18 yields the protein MRDAAAAVAKELESGCSVKKNEAKMVLTRSLMVGWLVCLVSLRLTDGLIDAIMGSTAITISNSFFTHHDKVMLLRHSDAYTKDVKICQHGYFHVVNNDYTHWEMYAIGGSANPTIDNEGNRFLAPDYRFHKEVTKHQDSTKGNWRSVGDLMLNGAFFTASRAKASSSYAKASSMAARPSSIVGSITASAGVLTCKKGSSY from the exons ATGAGAGACGCAGCCGCCGCAGTAGCTAAGGAGCTCGAATCAGGTTGTTCAGTTAAAAAGAATGAAGCAAAAATGGTCTTAACCAGGAGCTTAATGGTTGGCTGGTTAGTTTGTTTGGTTAGTTTGCGTTTAACAG ATGGATTGATCGACGCCATCATGGGTTCCACTGCTATAACCATTTCAAACAGCTTTTTCACTCACCATGACAAG GTGATGCTCCTGAGACACAGCGATGCCTACACCAAGGACGTCAAAAT ATGTCAACATGGATACTTTCATGTGGTGAACAATGATTACACCCACTGGGAAATGTATGCAATCGGGGGAAGTGCAAACCCCACCATTGACAATGAAGGCAACAGATTCCTTGCTCCTGATTATCGATTCCACAAGGAG GTTACAAAGCACCAAGATTCAACAAAAGGCAACTGGAGATCAGTGGGAGATCTTATGTTAAATGGGGCATTCTTCACAGCATCAAGGGCTAAAGCATCCTCAAGCTATGCCAAAGCTTCAAGTATGGCGGCAAGACCTTCCTCTATTGTGGGCTCTATCACTGCAAGTGCGGGTGTTCTCACCTGCAAAAAAGGTTCCAGCTATTAG